One Nicotiana tomentosiformis chromosome 4, ASM39032v3, whole genome shotgun sequence genomic window carries:
- the LOC138910037 gene encoding uncharacterized protein — protein sequence MSILEDARVFSAPIGVASYFRCLVTEEDQAKMNEVDAPCMFNEAQKALNRASVLHHKTFIRYWEELNQHEAETRGFTKNRDAYKLLREKLQAELEAARKEHVDLVEQLREEVDAVKPEAEEWKRNMDRLASEKDIAQAQLASTEVQLRAVKEKALVQAKKIEEFQSQLSSFVSNQENLAKDLEMAKSEAKVVKVDADEMVAVYKADVEEAQVRAKDIIEHAKRQSRRETLEEIHAWGFDLSTEIESAKELEVEAKKLAYPKDDKESEDSGESKGGGDPEGDDAAPDED from the exons ATGTCTATTCTGGAGGATGCCCGGGTCTTCTCTGCCCCCATAGGGGTTGCCAGTTATTTTCGGTGCCTAGTGACTGAAGAGGATCAagccaagatgaacgaggtggacgCGCCATgcatgttcaacgaagcacaaaaGGCGCTAAATCGG gcctcggtgcttcaccacAAGACATTTATTCGATATTGGGAAGAGTTAAACCAACATGAGGCCGAGACTCGAGGGTTTACTAAGAATAGGGATGCTTACAAACTTCTCAGAGAGAAACTCCAGGCTGAGCTAGAGgcggctcggaaggagcatgtcgacctggtcgagcag CTCCGGGAAGAGGTGGATGCAGTAAAGCctgaggccgaagaatggaaaCGCAACATGGACCGCTTGGCCTCGGAAAAGGATATTGCCCAGGCACAATTGGCTTCGACTGAGGTCCAACTTCGAGCTGTAAAGGAAAAGGCCTTGGTGCAGGCCAAAAAGatcgaggagttccagtctcAGCTGAGTTCGTTCGTCTCTAATCAAGAAAATCTGGCCAAGGATCTTGAGATGGCCAAGTCGGAGGCCAAGGTAGTTAAAGTCGATGCCGACGAGATGGTGGCGGTTTATAAGGCCGATGTCGAGGAGGCTCAGGTGCGAGCAAAGGATATCATCGAGCACGCGAAGAGGCAatctcgaagggagaccctcgaggaaatTCATGCTTGGGGTTTCGACTTATCAACTGAGATTGAGAGTGCCAAAGAGCTCGAAGTCGAGGCCAAAAAATTGGCCTATCCTAAAGATGATAAGGAGTCTGAAGATTCGGGCGAGTCCAAGGGTGGCGGAGACCCCGAAGGTGATGATGCGGCCCCCGACGAAGACTAG